A region of Arabidopsis thaliana chromosome 5, partial sequence DNA encodes the following proteins:
- a CDS encoding Cysteine/Histidine-rich C1 domain family protein (Cysteine/Histidine-rich C1 domain family protein; FUNCTIONS IN: zinc ion binding; INVOLVED IN: intracellular signaling pathway; EXPRESSED IN: 26 plant structures; EXPRESSED DURING: 13 growth stages; CONTAINS InterPro DOMAIN/s: Protein kinase C-like, phorbol ester/diacylglycerol binding (InterPro:IPR002219), DC1 (InterPro:IPR004146), Zinc finger, PHD-type (InterPro:IPR001965), C1-like (InterPro:IPR011424); BEST Arabidopsis thaliana protein match is: Cysteine/Histidine-rich C1 domain family protein (TAIR:AT5G43030.1); Has 1807 Blast hits to 1807 proteins in 277 species: Archae - 0; Bacteria - 0; Metazoa - 736; Fungi - 347; Plants - 385; Viruses - 0; Other Eukaryotes - 339 (source: NCBI BLink).), producing MEEIGETHESADGGVLSPFHEHPLYPTKDSSTPCVGCDGDETAGKCSCHICEIYVHKDCLEIINPSNPTYHLSLTDRYGKLFRCSICTSISYRYIYLCSFSGLPVCEKCARKPFTIDPGRAHEHPLLVFLKGSFSFPCDACGVNDAKSCLCLCIPCRFTIHRKCVYLPRVICINRHDHRISHVPRLGSGNWSCGVCRKEVNGMHGAFSCLTCTFAVHSRCAIRSNVWDGIELEGVPEEDPAKNLPFKVVGEGLIKHFTHEHNLRLINEDDILYDKSKQCHGCVLPIFFNACYICTHCDFILHETCANLSKKKRHPSVSRQLTLYAKHYYGMDSFSWDGPFSCFVCSQRCSGFAYVEDNGGRPGFTIDVRCVSIYAGFVHNSQPHSMLVISDDWSVSDRNKCSRCGKGGNDVWCLTGREDLFMCYKCATIPELAMHKYDVHLLSLRFSENAIGDYWCDICEKIVDPHKWFYTCDMCSTTLHIDCVLGAEPYLRVGSTFKLGRFVLEVLSNDYASRPRCDTCSSRIEDIVVYKSEDVYFCSLTCIEKNPRRAR from the coding sequence ATGGAAGAGATAGGTGAAACACATGAGAGTGCTGATGGTGGAGTTCTGTCTCCGTTTCACGAGCATCCTTTATACCCAACAAAAGATTCGTCGACTCCGTGCGTTGGGTGTGATGGTGACGAGACAGCTGGAAAATGCAGTTGCCATATTTGCGAGATCTACGTGCATAAGGATTGCCTTGAGATCATCAACCCTTCCAATCCCACATATCATCTATCCTTAACTGATAGATATGGTAAATTGTTTCGATGTTCCATATGTACATCTATATCATACAGATATATCTATCTTTGTTCCTTTTCTGGTCTCCCTGTTTGTGAAAAGTGTGCGAGGAAGCCGTTTACTATTGATCCGGGTAGGGCTCATGAGCATCCACTCCTCGTCTTTCTCAAAGggtctttctcttttccttgtGATGCGTGTGGAGTGAATGATGCTAAATCATGTCTCTGTCTATGTATCCCATGTCGTTTCACCATTCACAGGAAATGCGTCTACTTACCGCGGGTCATATGTATTAACCGTCACGATCACCGCATCTCTCATGTTCCTCGGCTAGGCTCCGGAAATTGGAGTTGTGGGGTTTGTCGTAAAGAGGTCAACGGGATGCATGGGGCTTTTTCATGCTTGACCTGCACTTTCGCGGTTCATTCAAGATGTGCAATAAGGAGTAATGTGTGGGATGGGATAGAATTGGAAGGAGTGCCTGAAGAAGACCCGGCAAAGAATTTGCCTTTCAAGGTGGTAGGAGAGGGGCTGATCAAACATTTTACTCACGAACACAATCTAAGACTCATCAATGAGGATGATATCCTTTATGATAAAAGCAAGCAATGTCATGGGTGCGTCCTTCCAATCTTTTTTAATGCATGCTACATCTGCACACATTGTGATTTCATATTACATGAAACATGTGCTAACCTctccaagaagaaaagacatcCGTCAGTAAGTCGGCAATTGACTCTATATGCTAAGCACTACTACGGAATGGATTCATTTTCTTGGGACGGCCCTTTCAGTTGTTTCGTATGTAGTCAACGTTGCAGTGGTTTCGCATACGTGGAAGACAATGGTGGCCGTCCTGGCTTCACTATTGACGTACGATGTGTTTCCATTTACGCTGGATTTGTCCATAATAGTCAACCACATTCAATGCTCGTAATTTCTGATGATTGGAGCGTATCTGACAGAAATAAATGCTCAAGATGCGGAAAAGGAGGTAATGATGTATGGTGTTTGACTGGGCGGGAAGATTTATTTATGTGCTACAAGTGTGCTACTATCCCTGAACTAGCAATGCACAAATACGATGTGCATCTTCTGTCCTTACGATTCAGCGAGAATGCCATAGGTGATTATTGGTGTGACATATGCGAGAAGATTGTAGATCCACATAAATGGTTCTATACGTGTGACATGTGTTCTACCACCCTTCATATTGATTGCGTACTTGGAGCCGAGCCATATTTGAGGGTTGGATCCACCTTCAAATTGGGACGATTTGTATTGGAAGTGCTCTCCAACGACTATGCTTCTAGGCCACGTTGTGATACTTGTTCGTCTCGTATCGAAGATATTGTCGTCTACAAGAGTGAagatgtttatttttgttctttaacgTGTATCGAAAAGAATCCAAGACGAGCCAGATGA
- the NPQ6 gene encoding YCF20-like protein (DUF565) (NONPHOTOCHEMICAL QUENCHING 6 (NPQ6); CONTAINS InterPro DOMAIN/s: Protein of unknown function DUF565 (InterPro:IPR007572); Has 1807 Blast hits to 1807 proteins in 277 species: Archae - 0; Bacteria - 0; Metazoa - 736; Fungi - 347; Plants - 385; Viruses - 0; Other Eukaryotes - 339 (source: NCBI BLink).), with amino-acid sequence MAHSLSFISTNLNSLVLNHHQCQSFGTFVSSPFKRKRRFARSIRALQETEGPTPRRLIDIIRSVPEISRNYFKKPSRRTLFGGISLLGGFYVAQTISLSFGALGVNDVIAAVLCVLLTEYVTRFYYSRTTVTFPIALLNNFKMGFTYGLFIDAFKLAS; translated from the coding sequence ATGGCACATTCTTTGAGTTTCATCTCCACCAACTTGAACAGTTTAGTCCTTAACCATCATCAGTGCCAGAGTTTCGGAACGTTTGTGTCGTCGCCATTTAAACGAAAGAGGAGATTTGCAAGAAGCATTAGAGCTTTACAAGAGACTGAAGGTCCAACGCCAAGAAGATTGATAGACATTATAAGATCTGTTCCTGAAATCTCTAGGAATTACTTCAAGAAGCCTTCAAGAAGAACGCTTTTTGGAGGAATCTCGTTGTTAGGTGGCTTTTATGTCGCGCAGactatctctctctcgtttGGAGCATTGGGAGTGAACGATGTTATTGCTGCGGTTCTATGCGTTCTTTTGACAGAGTATGTGACAAGATTCTATTATAGCCGCACCACAGTCACATTTCCTATTGCTCTGCTCAATAATTTCAAGATGGGTTTCACTTATGGTCTCTTCATTGACGCCTTCAAGCTGGCTAGCTAA